The window CGGGGTGCCGTCGGGCGAGAAGATCCTGCCGCCGTTTATCCACGCGGATATCCACCTGGGATCGGGCTTCACGAACCGGCTGAGCTCTCCAAGCGATACCGCCTCGGCACACCTGACGGGCGAGCCGATCTCCTGACGCTTTTCAAGCAGCAGCACCGAGAGACCTTCCCCTGCGATGACCTTAGCGGCGGTCGAACCGGCCGGCCCCGCTCCGACCACCACAGCGTCGTATCTCCCCTTCAACGTCTTTCCTCCGAAATGGCATTTATCGACGCGCATGCTGTTATATGAAGTGGCGGTTTCTTTCATTTTGTAGCTATATTAAATATATCTCCCCCTTTCCCAATACATTCAACCTTTTTGAACCCTACTTCCTTCAATATTTTAACATAGTCCTGAAATGTCCATTTGATTCTGGGATTCATTATAAAAGCTATTTCCGCCCTCATAATACCTTGTTTTTCAATAAGGTAGATGCGTTTTTCAAGGATACCTTCGGCGGTCTTTTCAGCAACTTCAATGCTTGTCACCCTCATACCATCCTTTTCATAGGGGGGAAGGATTACCAATTTCTCCCGATTTTCCCACTCCCTTTCGATTAGATTCTTTAAACCCGATCTTGTCGTCAATTCGGGATTAAGACTACCGAATATGAATTTACCATCATAATTAAGAACGGAATAAATACCTGCAGCTGAGGCTTTTAGAGTCTCATAGGTTTCTATCTCGTCGAAATAATCGCTAAACACACAATCATAGGTGCGGCCACATTTAAGTCCCAACTCCTCCCAGCGGGAGTGAAAGAACCGAATGTTAACACCTCTTTCTTTTGCAAGCTGCGGGGCATATCTAACGGCAATCGCGCTGCCGTCGGAGCCTTCAACTTCATATCCCTTTTCGGCGATAAGCACCGTCTTAAACCCAAGCCCACATGAGCAATCTAACACGGATTTAACTTTTAACAGGGTGAGCAGTGAAAATAACGGTTTCAAACCTTTTCGTATCTCATTCCAATATTCCGATTCCCATAACTCTCTTGTAAACCAGGACCACTTCCAAACGATATTCCAGGACTCCTCTTCACTTGAAGGAATTTTAACTTTCACCTTCATCTTCTTCATTTCACCGTCATTTCATATAACGTTTTGCTGGCATACGAGGTTCGGCTTTACCGAATTTGGGTGGAGCGAAGCGTGGTCGTATATCCGCTGTTAGGCGACGTTGCCATTAAAACTTCCACCATTGGCATCTCTGGTGATCTTGGATTAGGAATAACCTTCCTTGTGCTCGGATCAACTATGAGGTCTAACTGCTCAAGTATTATCTGACCTACAAGAGGTTGAGCACCTTCTGGTTCTGCCAGAACATTGAATTCGCCCGCTCTACCACACATTTCCACAGTTACAATACCATAAATTGATTTGATTTCCGTTTTGTTGTTCGCATATCTTACTTTCACTTCCCTCATCTTTTTTAAATGAAGTTCATCGATAGCATTTTGAGGTAAAACAAGCATAGTTGCTCCTGTATCAATAACGGCCTCGGTCTCGATTGCTCTTTCGGGCTCAAAGACATTTATGACCTTTATTTTCTCGACCACTTTTCCCATTTTAATTCCTCCTACCCATGAATTGTGATCATAAAGCATTTTTTGACCTCTCTGCGATGTCGCCTAACTTTCCGAGAAATGCACGATCTCGTCCCACCCTGAGCGCTTGGAAACCAGACGATATCTAGCTCAGATCCTCCAATCCGTACTGCTTGATCTTCCGATAGAGCGTCCTGAGGCCGATCTTGAGGATATTGGCCGCCTTGGTCTTATTGCCTCC of the Candidatus Poribacteria bacterium genome contains:
- a CDS encoding class I SAM-dependent methyltransferase, encoding MKVKVKIPSSEEESWNIVWKWSWFTRELWESEYWNEIRKGLKPLFSLLTLLKVKSVLDCSCGLGFKTVLIAEKGYEVEGSDGSAIAVRYAPQLAKERGVNIRFFHSRWEELGLKCGRTYDCVFSDYFDEIETYETLKASAAGIYSVLNYDGKFIFGSLNPELTTRSGLKNLIEREWENREKLVILPPYEKDGMRVTSIEVAEKTAEGILEKRIYLIEKQGIMRAEIAFIMNPRIKWTFQDYVKILKEVGFKKVECIGKGGDIFNIATK